The Citrus sinensis cultivar Valencia sweet orange chromosome 4, DVS_A1.0, whole genome shotgun sequence DNA segment AGATTACCAATGTGAGGCGACAGAGACCCCTGCAAGAGTAAAGATGGAAGACGTAATGCAGTCACTTTTTGGTGCCGTGGACTGCAAGTGACACCTTTCCATTGACAAAAGTGCCTGGAATAGTTCCATGAACTCAAAACCTCAAGAGGGTCATGAGTAACTTTGGCCTTGAATTGAAGCAATGCAAGTTGATCAGTTTCATTGCTTTTGAGCATATAATCGGTTGACTGCAAGCTGAAGCTGAAGcaacagaaaataaagaaacaaatgctTACAATGATTGAACTCATCATGTTTACAAAATCCATTTAACTGGCgaaggaaattaaaatgataaaacttTTATAGAGGTTGGTAAGATAAACTATGTTTGCATATTTTTTGCAATGATTTATGGACTCTGCAGTTGGTGCTCAAATGTGAACCGGCTGGCACCGTGACAGTGAAactaatactttttatttttctaataatattaattatcatattcaGTAATCAACGCTTACCACAGGAATCAACGCTTCACAAcacttttttccctttctgaAATATTCAGTAAACGACATGTTGTTTTTACAAAACATATTATGCGTCCACACATACCTTTTCTGGTTGttagtttataaaaatatatgagaCGGCATGTGTGTGACAACTCTGTCATTTGTGTATACACGGTCTGTCgttttcaaagaaaatttttatcatggTATTCTTATCCCCTAGCTGCCGTATGTCGTTTGGAATTTTTCTGTATAACATTTTAAAGCAGCACAAATTTCGCCATctcggggggggggggggggggggggggggggggaggtgATGATTCCGTGGAATATTATCTTCGACAATCTGCCATAATCAGTGCTACGATTTTGACACATCTGCAGTAACGGAAGGGTTACAATTACATGAGATTGACACGAGGTAATTAGTCAAGTCTCCGTGGGAAAATTGTAATCACTCAAGACTTAAAAAAGACTTTATAAAGTAAGGCGTATTATGGATGGTGAGGTTTGATTCTCACTTGCATCAAttgttcttttcatttttcattggaggaaaagaaattcaagagCCAGGTGTATCTAGCAAATTTTGTAACACGTTCttgtaagataaaataaataaataaatgtatcGGATCCTATTTCATAGTTTAGTTATAGGGTTATTCGGATGTCTGAATTCAAAACAAGTTAAGTTTaatctctaaataattttgagaaaatctttctGCAGGAGAGTTTGAAATCAATCACTACCCTGTCAAAGAAAGCACTTAAAAGTCAGCACCAAATTTGATACTTGACTTTGGTGCCAccaaattgaagaaaatggagATCATAGCCCACAAATTTTGAAAGCTATGATTGACAAAATTGAAGCCACGCGGATTGACGAAATTGAAACCATAATTGTTGGGTTGTAATCGTTGAGAGTATTAAGAGTTTAATAAACTCTTGAGTGATTAGTGTTTTacgagtttgggtgtattgagattttgggtagtgagctaaaataccacaatacttgtaattcattttcactagtaaaatattttcattctgtcttcgcccgtggacgtaggctaaaagccgaaccacgtaattttctGGTGTcttcttttgtgcttgttctttattttctttcaatttcattttagctgtGTGTTTGCTTCACCCATCAATTCCTAACATACCCATGTGTCATTGGTCAGATAAATAGGTTAAGAACTCTAATCCTATCCcgacacaaaaaaaaatcgtatCCACTAGGACCTAGTCTATTTTAAAGCacagtttatttaaaataattattgttataataataattacttttttaaaaataattactactattagttgtcatattattattattattattattaacaataattattttaaataaaaattgtaattattataataaatgatGACAATAATCAACTAAGGCTATTTTGGTATTGTAATAATCTATTCCAATTccaataaaaattagataCATCAGTGACAATACAAATTCTTAcagctaaaataaataatttataataattctcattctttatttcaattccATTTTGATAGAAAAAGGAAGAGGAAGCCGGAAGCAGCAGAGAAGTTGAAGTCCGGCATGGTGTCAGCTCAGTCCAGGCTTACCCTGtccaaattattaataatagttcGAATAGTTccttttgttattaataataattactaataataataataattattaatattaataattcgAATAGTTTTCTTTACGAAtagttctttttgttttctccaAGAGAAATTTTTGCGAAAATGATGACTTTGACTTCCGTGGGTTGTGACTTCGTGCTTGACTTGAAGTCGGTCAAGCAATATTTGATGAAATGGGATTAacacaattaataatgatgaagaTTTAGTGATTTCTTGTACCGCCCGTGTGGACATTTCTCCGTTGATGACTGTTAAAGAAGGATATTTCTCCGTTAATTATTCCGTAGGAGCAATGCGCTTTGCAAAATTGATGGGGACACATGGTGTCaaatgtcattcattaatCAGATAGAAGCTtcacattaatatattttgtaatgtggTATTTCAAAAGCaccaaatattttctttgccCTACCCTCACGCATGGTTTCTTTGTATCAAATTAATGTCATTTTGACCGAAATTTGACggaaaattttagaaaacatAAGCAGTTGTGGaacatttcttctttttttttttttaagcttatGTTACATGTTTCTCTGTATGGCATAGGTAGTTCGAAGTGAGAGTAGTGCAGATATGTGGGGATTATATGCAAGGTGGCTTAAAAGTAAAGGAGATCTTACAATGTGCGCTGAAGCCCTCTTAAAGCAAGTCAGATCATATCAGGTTTCTCCATAAATCTCATCATCTTATAATAAGTTAGCATTATGTTTTACTTTGATATTGATGGAATTTGTTAATGCTaatcaaattttgttaatctctctctctctctctcttttaaaaAGAAGGCACAGAAAAAGCTTTgtgatttcatttttgttttctaaatttgttaTCTAAAGGAATGACAAGTTGACAACTcagcctctctctctctctctctctgtgctTGTGCGTCTGTGTCAGGGATCGGATTTGTGGAAAGATAGAGATCGGTTTAAAAGGTTTTCATATGCATCCTTGGAACTTTGTAAGGTTTACATGGaaatttcttcctcttccGGTAGCCGTCGAGAGCTCTTTGCTGCTGAGATGCACCTGAAGAACGtacttaaacaaataaaacaccTTATTATTCGATATTTAAGACACTTACAGTTGGTTTAAAGATTGCATTTTCCGTTTCTGTTTTTGACTGGTTCAGGATAAAACTTTTTCTCACTGTGTTAGAGTGCATTTCTGTTATTATATAGTTTCTTAGAAGAAAATGCGCTTTTTGGAATCTCAGGCTGAAGGATTTTCGGTGCTGTAACTAATCTCATTTGACAATGTAAATTTAtggcttcaatttctttaaatgTAACAGCAAGTGTTGTTTTCGACCTCTGTTCTTTTATACATTGCTTACATGCCGTAATTTCATTAACCTAAATTTAAGAacaatttcatataattttttttctgcttttcatttatcatttaaaCACAATACACGCAAACACACACGCATATATTTCAGAAAGCATTTAAACAAAGCAACCGAACGTTGCTGGTTTCTATTATTACATCGACAGCAGTAAAGCAAAGAAGCAACTGAAAGTTATCTTCATATGAGAATGAAAGCTTTTCAGCAGCATCAGCCTTTCACTATTCAATTCCAAACATGTTCCTCAACATGATAACAAATTCGTAGACCTTTTCTGGGTCTGGAAGGATCCTGGCAACAGTATCTCTTTGCATGCACTTGTTCATCCATGCTGAGAATTTGGGGCACTCATTCTCAACCTTAACTCCCCCAAATTTCTCAACCGCGTAAAACCAACAAGTCAGTGGAATGGCAATCACATGAACGAATCCAAAGCTATCCCCGCCAAAGAAATCCTTCTCCCCTAAAGCTCCCTCAAGTTGCTTCAAAATCTCTATAAATTCATTCTTCGCC contains these protein-coding regions:
- the LOC127901791 gene encoding probable glutathione S-transferase, which produces MTPLFWQVFDAVCNIRKSKGEVPETAKNEFIEILKQLEGALGEKDFFGGDSFGFVHVIAIPLTCWFYAVEKFGGVKVENECPKFSAWMNKCMQRDTVARILPDPEKVYEFVIMLRNMFGIE